In the Ornithinimicrobium pratense genome, CGCCTCGGCAGCGATCGTCTGGGACGCCATCCAAATCAACAACTGACCTCTCCCCCAAGGTCAATCCTGAAGGTCCCGTGACCCATCCGGCCCGGCGGCAGCTGCCGCCGGGCCGGGTGGCCAGTCGTTGCGACCGGCCACCCACCTGAAACCCACCCCCTGAGCAAAACCCTGCGGACCCCCTGAGATCCCCGAAGGAAGAAGACGATGCAGCAGACGAAGCACTGGGCCCGCCGCCTGCTGAGCCTGGCCGGCAACCTCGGTCTTGTCGCTCTCGTTCTGGCCTGCACGGCCTACCTGCTGCCGCAGGCGCTCGGCTATGAGCGCTACGTCATCACCGGGGGCTCCATGTCCGGCTCGATCGAGAAGGGCTCAGTCGTCTTCGCCGAGCCTCGCCCGGTCGAGGGCCTCGCGGTGGGTGACGTGATCACCTACCTGCCGCCCGCGAGCAGCGGCGTCGGCAACTTGGTCACCCACCGGATCGTCGACATTGGCGCCGACGCGGCCGGCGAGCTGGTCTTCCGAACCCAGGGCGACGCGAACGCCGACGTCGACCCCTGGACGTTCGGCCTCCTCGCCGACGAGCAGCCCGTCGTGACGCAGTCCGTGCCCTACGTCGGCTACGTCCTCATCGCCTTGGCCGACCGCGAGGCCCGGATGGTCCTGATCGGGATCCCCGCGGCGGTCATCGCGCTCCTCGCCCTCGTCGAGCTCGGCCGCAGCATGGCCGGTCTGTGGCGAGAGCGCGAGTCGTCCGAGGACCCCCACCACGCGGCCACGAGCCGCTGAGCCCAGCAGCGCCCCCCAGCATCGCCAGCAGCACCAAGCAAGGAGTATGACGTGTTCGACCTACGCTCCATCAAGGTCCTCGTCTTCGGTGCCCTGGCGATGCTGCTCGTCTTCACCATGCCGAGCTTCTCCACCGCGATGTTCACCTCGACCAGCTCACACACGGTGACCGTGAGCGCCGCCGCCGACTGGGTTGCACCCAAGGTGAGTCTCGTCAACCTGCCGGTGCAGATCTCCGGGGTGCACATCCTTGAGGCTGAGGCTTCCGACGACTACGGCTCTGGCGTCGCACAGGTCATCATCGAGGTCCGTCCTGCCGGCGGGGGCACCTGGACGCCCGTGTGCACGGACAGGTCTGCGCCGTACCAGTGCTCCTGGGACACCAACGGCGTGGCCGATGACAACCACGAAGTCCGCGCCCGGGCGACTGACCGTGCCGGTCTCGTCGGCACGTCCGGCATCCTGACCACCAGTGTCGCGAACGAGCGTCCCGCGGTGAGCCACCCGGGTAACCCGGCAAACGGAGCGCCTACCTTGACCGCCAGGGCGAACTCTGGGATCGCGGCGCCCAACGACGATGTCGCCCCCGTCGAGCCGGACCCGTCGGGCCCCGCCGTCGCAGATGAAGACAGGCGCGAGACTGTCGAGCCCGCCCCGGAGGAGCCGCCAGCCGTACCCGGCGACGAGGAGGACGGCGCCGCCCCCGGCGACGACGAGGACCAGACCGGCCCCCAAGATGAGGTGGCTGAGCTGCACGGCGTCGGCATCGACGTCATCGATGGTGGCCATGGCGTCGGCGAGCTGAACGAGGGTGACACCTTCACCTTCACCTACTCCGGCGAAGTTGACTCCACCACCGTCCTGGCCAACTGGTCCAGGGAGGCGACCCCGGTGTCGGTGCGGGTGCGAGACGGCCACCTGCTCGGCGGCAGCGACCTGGACGACACCCTCGACATCCGCTCCGGTGACCTGCCTGTCGAGCTTGGGCACGTCCACCTCGGCGCCGATGTCATCGACACCGACCAGCAGATCCTCCTGCCCGCCACGATGACCGCCCAGACGGGCACCGTCGACGGCGCCGTTCTGAGCACCGTCACCGTGCGGCTCGGAGCGGTCATCGACGAGGGCGAGGTGCTGCAGCCGGTCGACGCTGCCCCAGTCCTGACCTGGACCCCGTCAGCCGCGGTCACCACCCTGACCGGTCGCCCATGCGTGGCCGAGCCCGTCACCCAGTCCGCAGGAGGGACCTTCTGATGCGCCCGATCCTGGCCGGCCCGCTCTGGGCCGCGATCCTCACCACTGCCGTGCTGGGCGGTCTGCGGATCGCGTCCGCAGTGGACAGCACGCTCACCCCATACACCCTGGTGGCATGGGGACTACTGGTCCCGGCGCTGGTCGCGGTTCACGTCACGTCAAGACCCGACCGCACCGCCGGACCCGGCCCGTATGCTCACTGACATGCCCACCATCGTGGTCGTCGAGGACGACGACAAGATCGCCGCGCCGCTGGTCCGCACCCTGCAACGCGACGGTTACACCGTCGAGCGCTTCGCCGAGGGCCTGCCGGCGATCGACCGGATGACGTCCCACGACGACGTGGCGCTGCTCATGCTTGACCTCGGTCTGCCGGACATCGACGGCATCGACGTATGCCGCGCCGTCCGGGACGGCGGCTTCGCCGGCGGCATCATCATCCTCACCGCCCGGGACGGGGAGCTGGACCGCGTGGTCGGTCTGGACCAGGGCGCGGACGACTACCTGGCCAAGCCGTTCGGCCTCGCCGAGCTGCAGGCGCGCACCCGAGCACTGCTGCGTCGCGCCGACTACCACGACAAACCGGTGGCGCCGGGCGCCACTGTGAAGTCCGCGCAGGACAGCGCCTTCGTCGTCGACCAGGACGCTCGCCGCGTCTGGGTCGGGGACCATGAGCTGCCCGCCACGCCCAAGGAGTTCGACGTCCTGGCGTTGCTCGACTCCCGGCGGGGAACTGTCCTGACCCGGGACACGCTCATCAATGAGGTCTGGGACCAGAACTGGTTCGGCTCGACCAAGACTCTCGACACCACGGTGGGGCGCCTGCGGCAGAAGCTGGAGGACGCCGACGCCCCGGTGCAGATCACCACGGTCCGCGGGGTGGGGTTCCGCCTCGAGGACATCGAGGATGCGTAGCCGCCTGATCGTCGTCCTCGTGGCGCTCGCCGTCGCGATCGTCGCCCTCTACGGCCTCCCGCGGGCCTACTTCCTGACCGACCTGATCCACGACGCCGAGGCCCAGGAGACCCGCCACGTGGCAGACATCGCCGCCATCGCCATCGCCGAGCGCGGGCGAGGTGCTGACGACGTCACCCCCGACTTTCTCGAGTCGTTCCTTCAGACGCAGGAGAGCCTGACCTTCGTCGCCGCCGACGGCAGCCGCGTCCGGGTCGGCTTCCCGGCCGAGGCGGACTCCGCGGAGGACATCGTCGCGACCCGACCTCTCCCCGACGGGGGCGAGATCACCCTGCGCCGGTCCGCAGACCTCATCGACCAGCGGGTCGAGGACGCCCTCATGCCGCTCTTCCTCGTCGGCCTGGCGCTGGTGATCCTGGCCCCCTTGCTCATGTGGGGCCTGGCCGAGCGGCTCTCACGTCCCTTCCGGGAGCTGGCCGGCGTCGCCGAGCGCATCGGGCAGGGGCACTTCGACGAGCCCATCCGGCACCACCGAGTAGCCGAGGCTGAGGCGATCGCCGAGGCCCTGCGCCGAGCGTCCGCCCGGTGGGCCGAGCTGATGCGGCGCGAGCGCGACATCGCCGCGAACGCTTCCCACGAGCTGCGCACGCCGATCAGCGCGCTGCGGGTGGAGATCGAGGACCTGGCCTCCTGGCCGCAGACCCCGCCCGATGTCGCCGCTGAGCTGCACAGCTACCTCCCGCAGCTGGACCGGCTCAACGCCGCAGTGCGCACCTATCTGGACGCAGCACAGGCACAGCGACTGACCGACGTCGACACCGTCGACCTCGTGCCGGTGGTTCGTGCCGCGATGCAGCGGTGGGAGGCGCCCGCCGAAGGGGCCCGGTCCGCCGTAGCGTCGGTCCTGGTCGAGGAGCCGGAGGGCCCGATGCCGGTGCGCGCCTCGCAGGCCACGGTCGGCCAGATCCTCGACCTCCTCTTCCGGGACGCCGTCGACCGCGGGGCGACGCTCGTCCGGGTCCAGCTCGGATGCACCGATGCCTTCGGCCGGGTCCGGCTGAGCCTGGAGGGCGAGACGTCACCGACGGGTGACAAGGCCCGGGCCGCCGCGTCGCAGACGGCGCTGGAGGTGGACGGGCGGGTGTCGATCGTGGACGGCCACAGCACGCTGCTGCTCCCCCGGGCCCCCGGCGGGACAGCGTCCCGCGTCTCCTGACGCCCTTCTCTTTAAGTCCCCGGTTAGTCCCCGGTGCGCTCGAGCACGCGCGCCAGGAAAGTGTCGAGGGCAGCGAGCTCCGTGTCCGTGGCACCGTCGAAGAACACCCTGCGCACGGCGGCCAGGTGGCCCGGAGCAGCGGCAGCCAGGGCGGCCCTCCCCTGCTCTGTGATGCTGACGAAGGCTCCCCGGCCGTCGAAGGCGCACTCCTCCTTGGCGATGAGGCCCCGGCCCACCATCCGCCGCAGGTGGTGGGACAACCGCGAGCGCTCCCAGTGCATGGTGTCGGCCAGCACGGAGATCCGCAGCCGCCCGTCCTCGGCCTCGGTGAGGTGGACCAGCGTCTCGTAGTCCTGCATCGACAGCTCGCTGTCCTCCTTCAGGGCACGCCCCAGCTCGGCGGGCACCTCGGTCTGGGCTCGCAACCAGCGGCGCCAGACCTGCATCTCCAGCTCGGTCAACCAGGGAGTGCTCGACTCGGACATACCCCAAGGATACCATGTACTTGACACGTCATCCATAGGCGGCTAATGTAAGTGACGTATCAGCAACTGGACACCGGCGAGGGGCACCCTCGCAATCCATCACGAGGAGACCCACATGACCACTCTGCGCGAGCTCAACGGCACCTACACCATCGACCCCAGCCACAGCCGTCTCGGCTTCTCCACCCGGCACGCGATGGTGACCAGGGTCCGCGGCTCCTTCAACGAGGTCGAAGGCACCGCCACCACCGGCCCGGACCTGGAGGGCACCTCCATCGAGCTGGTGATCCAGGCCGCATCGGTCGACACCCGCTCGGAGGACCGTGACGGGCACCTGCGCTCCGCCGACTTCTTCGACGTGGAGACCTACCCCACCCTGACCTTCCGCTCCACCGAGGTCACCGCGGTCGACGAGGAGACCCTGCGTGTCACCGGCGACCTGACCATCAAGGACGTGACCCGCCCGGTCACCGTGGACTTCGAGTACGCCGGCGGGGCCACCGACCCGTTCGGCAACCAGCGCATCGGCTTCGAGGGCTCTGTCGTGGTCAACCGCAAGGACTTCGGCCTGGTCTGGAACGCCGCGCTGGAGACCGGCGGTGTGCTGGTGTCGGAGAAGGTCACCCTGGAGTTCGAGGTCTCGGCGATCAAGAACGCCTGACCGACTGAACCGGGCCGCTGTGACCGGCCCGTCCGGTCGCGCCGTGCGACCCTAGCGCCCCCGCCGACCCCCGCGGCGGGGGCGTTCGCATGCCCGATGCTCGCCATCACCCGGCTGCGGGCGCCGGCAGGCCGGTCATGTCGCCGCGCCTCCCCCTCCACGGCCACACTGGAGGTATGTCGTGGGGCCTGCCACTGGCGACGCTGCTCTCCCGCCGGGTGCCCGTGCGCGGGCTCGAACCCGGGCCGGTGACCGGGGTGGGTCGAATGCGCTGGGGCGACGGCACCGTGATGCTGGTGGCGGCTACCCGACCCGGCGAGCTGAGCCGGGTGCTACGCACCCTGGCCACGCGGCGATCGCTGACCCTGGCCGGCTACGAGCTGGGCGAGGACGGCCCGCTGCTCACCCTGCACGGCGCGACCGGTCGGGAGCCCGTCCGGGTCATCGTGGTCGGCCGGGACCAGCCCGACTGACCGACCCCTCAGCGGCCGGGGCGAGCCCCGAGCCCATGGGCATCCGTTCGGCGACCGTCTGGTCATCGAGCGCGCGGTCGGTGAGCGCCAGGTCCAGAGCCCGCAGCACCGACTGCGCCTTGGTGACTGTCTCGGCATACTCCTCCCCCGGGTCGGAGAGCGCCGTCACCGCCCCGCCGACCCCGAAGGCGACTTCCCCGTCCGCCCAGGTGGCGGTGCGGATGACGATCGAGGTGTCCATCGTCCCGTCGAGGCCCACCCAGCCGATGGCCCCCGAGTAGATCCCGCGCGCTGCACCCTCCAGCGCGTCGAGGATCTCCATCGTCCGCACCTTCGGCGCGCCGGTCATCGACCCGCCGGGGAAGCACGCGCGCAGCACGTCGGTCGGCCCCATGCCGTCGGCCAGCCGCCCCCTGACGGTGGAGACCAACTGGTGCACTGTCGCGTAGGTCTCCACCGCGAAGATCTGCGGCACCTCCACGCTGCCCGAGCGGCATACCCGGTGCAGGTCGTTGCGCAACAGGTCGACGATCATCAGGTTCTCGGCCCTGTCCTTCTGCGCGCTGTGCAGGTCCTCGACCAGGCGCGCGTCCTCCTCATGGGTGGCTCCGCGCGGGCGGGTGCCCTTGATCGGCCGAGCCTCGACCACGCCGTCACGGACCGAGACGAACCGCTCCGGCGAACCGCTGAGCACGCTCACCCCCGGCGCGCGCAGCCACGCCCCGTGCGGCACCGGTGAGACCTCCCGGATCGCGCGGTAGAGCTCTGCCTCCCCCACCCCGCTGCCGCGCACGGTGTATGCCGTGGTCAGGCACACCTCGTAGGTCTCCCCGCGCGCGATCTGCTCCTGCGCCTCCCGCACCAGCTCCAGGTAGGCCGCCTCCCCCTCGCGCCGCACCGCCTGCCAGGGACGACCTTCTCCGCCCTCGGGGCAGGAGGACGCAGCCTGGAGCGGGCGTGGGTCGGGCCCTGCGTGGGCGGCCCGCGATCCGTCCGCGTGAGCCGCTCCCGGACGAGCTGACGCCACCACCTGTCCCACCCCTTCGGCCCACTCGCGCTGGGCGGCGGCCACGTCAGGCGTCTCGAGCCACACGGCATACACCGCACCGGTGGCGTGGTCCACGACCACGCCACGGTCAGCGAAGATGAGCCACGCGTCGGGCCACGGCGAGCGGTGCGCCGCCGACCCGCCGGTTTCGGCCTTGAGCTCATACCCCCACCAGCCGACGAGTCCCGGACGCCACGTGAAGGGCAGCCCCAACCTGGCCACCCGCTCCCGCTCCGCCTCGTCCAGGTGCCACCGCCCCAGCAGCTGATCCATCCGGTCCAGCAGCGGCGGGCCCTCCCCCACCCGGTGCTCCAGCTCGTAGGACAGCGGGCCGCGGGAGTCTACGAGCACCGACCAGCCGGACCCGTCGGAGGCGTCCAGCCAGGCCGAGGTCGCGGCGCCGCTGAGCAGCTCCTCCTGCAGCGCCCAGACGTCCACCGGACCGGGCCAGCGGCATACCCCGACCGTGGCGGCCACACCCTCCGGCCATGGTGCCGGCGCAGCCAGGGCGTCCCCGACCGCCACGGGGCCGGTGTCGGCCGCCTCGCCGGCCCCGGCGACTGGGCGGTGCGGGGGACGCACGCCCGCCAGCCGCAGGAAGTTCGCCACGATCGTCTCGCCGTGGTCGGAGAGCACCGACTCGGGATGGAACTGCACGCTCCAGACCGGCCGGTCCGGGTCGGCCAGGCCCATCACCGAGCCGTCGTCGGTGGCCCGGGCAGTCGCCTGCAGCCGTGAGACCAACGGCTCGGCGACGTCCAGGGAGTGGTAGCGCACCACGCTCAGCGGCGAGGGGACGCCGGCAAAGATCCCGGTGCCCTCGTGCTCGACCGCGCTGACGATCCCGTGCCGCGGCACCGCCATCTGCCCGACCCGCTCCCCCGCCAGGTGGGCCAGCCCCTGGTGACCCAGACAGACGCCGAGCACCGGCACGTCCCGCTGTCGCAGCGCCAGCTCGGACAGGCCCATGTCGGCGCTGACCTGGGGCCGCCCCGGCCCGGGGCCCACGACGATCGCGGCGAAGGCGCGCAGCTCTGCCTCGTCCACCTCACGGTCGTGCCGCCAGACCACCGGCGGCCGGCCCAGCACGCGGTGCAGCAGGTCGGCGATGTTGTACGTGAAGCTGTCGACGTTGTCGACCAGCAGGACCTCACCGGACAAGGCTCACCCGCGAGGCCGCAGCCGAACCCGCGGCAGGGTCGGTGCCGGCAGCCACTCACCGCCGGGGTAGTCGAACGTCCCGAACCGCCCGTCGGGGTCGTCCCCCTGCTCGGCGTTCCACCGCTCGCGCGCCTGCACGACCTCCTCGTGCGAGCGGCCGATGAAGTTCCACCACATGACGATCTGCTCCTCGAAGGGCGTGCCGCCGATGAGGATGACTCGGGCACCCTCGGGCCCGGCCAGCAGCTCCAGGGTGCGGGGGCCGGGCGGGTGGTGGGACAGCTGGTGGGGCTGCAGCGGCGTCCCGGACGCGTGCACCTCACCCTGGTCCAGCAGCACCCCGTGCTCGAAGGTGGGGTCCACGCCGAGGTATGCCGTGGCGCCCGGCTCCAGCACCAGCTCGGCACCGAGCAGGGGCGAGTAGGTCGGCACCGGCGAGCTGAGCTCGGTGCCGCCGACGGCCACGCTGCCGAGGAAGACGCTGACGCGCACCCCGTCCGCCGCGTGCGGCTCAGGCGCGAAGTGCTGGAACTGCGCCGGCACGTCGGCGTGCTCGGCGGGGAGCACGGTCCACAGCTGGACGCCGTGCAGGATCCCGGGCGCCCCCTCCTCGCGCACCGACACCTCGGAGTGGCACACCCCGTGCCCGGCGGTCATCAGGTTGAGCTCGCCCGGGACGACGTGCGCGCGTACTCCCGTGGAGTCTCGGTGCTCGACCGTGCCGGTGAACAGCCAGGAGACGGTCTGCAGCGAGGTGTGCGGGTGCGGTGGCACCACCATCCCGCCGGTCTCGGCGATCTCGTCAGGACCGTAGTGGTCCAGGAAGCACCAAGCCCCGATCGTGGTGCGCCCGCGCGCGGGGAGGCTGCGCCGCACGGTCATCGCGCGTGGACCGCCGAGCGGGACCTCCCGCGGCTCGATCACCGTCGTGCCGTGCCCGAGCACCTCGTCACCGCACTCGACCGCGACCGGATTGCGCTCCAGGTTGGTCATGGGACCAGTCTCACACCTTTGGCCACCCCCTGACAGACCGCCCAGAACGCGGTCGGTGTGCGGTCCGATCGTCGCCGTCGCTACGGGAAACACGAGGACCGCGAATGGTGTTGACTCTGGATATGAGTGCCAGCTCGCCCAGCCCCGCACCTGCCACCCCCACCTCTACCACCCCGCACCGGGTCCTTGTCATCGGCTCCGGTTTCGGCGGGCTCTTCGCCGCCAAGGCCCTCAAGGACCCTGCGGTGTCGGTGACCGTGGTGGCCCGGACCGGTCACCACCTCTTCCAGCCGTTGCTCTACCAGGTGGCGACCGGCATCCTCTCCGAGGGCGTCATCGCCCCGCCGACCCGTGACGTGCTGGCCGCCCAGGACAACGCGAGGGTGCTGCTGGGCGACGTGCAGAGGGTGAACCTCGCCGAGCGCACGCTCACCACCATGACGGCGGGCCGGGAGATGGTCTACGACTACGACAGCCTGATCGTGGCCGCCGGGGCCAACCAGTCGTACTTCGGCAACGACCAGTTCGCCGAGTTCGCCCCCGGCATGAAGACCATCGACGACGCCTTGGAGCTGCGCGGCCGGATCTACGGCGCCTTCGAGCTGGCCGAGCTGGCCGCGGCGGCAGGACGTCAGGACGACGTGCGCCGGCTGCTGACCTTCGTGGTCGTCGGCGCCGGCCCGACCGGTGTGGAGATGGCGGGGCAGCTCGTCGAGCTGTCGAAGCGGACCCTGCGCAAGGAGTTCCGCCACATCGACCCGGCGCAGGCCCGGATCCTGCTCGTGGACGCCGCCGATGCCGTGCTCGGCAGCTTCGGCCCCGACCTGGCGGCCAAGACCGAGCGCGACCTCACCCGTCTCGGCGTGGAGGTCCTGCTCGGCCAGATGGTGGTGGACGTCGACGAGGCCTGCGTCACCCTGGAGGACAAGGACGGGCAACGCACCCGGATCGAGGCCCAGACCAAGGTCTGGGCCGCCGGCGTGCAGGGCAACCCACTGGGCCGGCAGCTCGCCGAGCAGTCCGACGTCGAGCTGGACCGAGCGGGTCGCGTCGTCGTGCAGCCCGACCTCACCATCCCCGGCCACCCCGAGGTCTTCGTCATCGGTGACCTGGCGGCGTTGGAGGACGTCCCCGGGGTGGCCCAGGGCGCGATCCAGGAAGGTCGGCACGCCGCCGACCAGATCCTGCGCCGACTGAGGGGTGAGCCGACCGGGCAGCCGTTCGTCTACCGCGACAAGGGCTCGATGGCCACCGTCTCCCGCTTCCGAGCGGTGATGAAGCGCGGCAACCTGGAACTCACCGGCTACCCCGCCTGGGTGGCCTGGCTCGCGGTGCACCTGTTCTACATCATCGGCTTCAAGAGCCAGCTGACCACGCTGATGCACTGGGCGGTGAGCTTCGTCGGGCGCGACCGCTCCGAGCGCACCGTGACCGAGCAGCAGGTGTTCGCCCGGCTGGCGCTGGAGTACCTCGGCGATGACTTCCGGGACCTCAGGAAGGCTCGCCGCCGCGGCCAGGAGTGAGCTCCGGGCGGACCATGGGCAGGTGAGGTATGCCGTCCTCCAGGTAGTCCTCGCCCGCACGGCGGAAGCCGAACTGCTCATACCACCGCTCCAGGTACGTCTGCGCGCCGATGTGCACCGCGTGCGGGCCGATCCGGTCCAGGCCGGCCCGGACCAGGGCGGTGGCGTAGCCATGGCCCCGGTGCTCCGGGTGGGTGGCGACCCGGCCCAGGCGGTGGACGCCCCCAGCGTCCACCAGGGTGCGCACGGTGGCGACCGGGACCCCGCCGACCTCGATCCACAGGTGCTCGGTCGTGGGCTCGGTGTCCACGCCGTCCAGTTCTGGGTAGGCGCACTCCTGCTCGACGACGAAGACGTCCACCCGCAGCCTCAGCAGGCCGTAGAGGGTGAGCGGGTCGAGGTCGACGAGGCGGGCGACCCGGACCTGCGGAACTGGGGCATCACCGGCGCGGGCTGAGGTGGGCGGGATCGGCATACCCTCGAGCCTATGAGCCAGGTTCCCGAACCCGTCGACGCCCTGCGCCGGATCGCCTTCCTCCTGGAGCGCGGCCGGGCCGAGTCCCGGCGCGTGGAGGCCTACCGCAAGGCCGCGCGGACGATCCTGCCACTGGGCGAGGACGAGGTGCGCCGGCGGGTGCAGGAGGGCACCCTGCGCGAGCTGCCGGGGATCGGCACGTCGACCTCCGCCGTCATCGAGCAGGCGGTGGCGGGGCAGGTCCCCGACAAGCTGCGGGACCTGGAGGCGCAGGCGACCGGGCCGCTGGTCGAGGGCGGGGAGTCGATGCGGGCCATGCTGCGAGGAGACCTGCACACCCACTCCGACTGGTCCGACGGCGGCTCGCCCATCGAGGAGATGGTCGCGACCGCGATGGAGCTGGGCCACGACTACGTGGCGCTGACCGACCACTCGGGTGGGCTGCGGGTGGCCAACGGACTGTCTGCCGACCGGCTGCGGCGGCAGCTCACTGTGGTGGACGCCATCAACGCCCACGTCGGCCCGGACTTCACGCTGCTCGCCGCCATCGAGGTCGACATCCTCGAGGACGGCGCCCTTGACCAGAAGCCGGACCTGCTTGCGGCACTAAACATCCGGGTGTCCTCGGTGCACTCCAAACTGCGGATGGAGTCGGCCGCGATGACCCGACGGATGGTGACGGCGGTCCACGACCCGCTGACCTCGGTGCTCGGTCACTGCACCGGGCGGCGGGTCATGCCCAGGCGCGGCGACCAGGGGGAGCGCACCGGCGGTCGGATGCGGCCGCCGAGCGAGTTCGACGCCCGGGCGGTCTTCGAGGCGTGCGCGGAGACGGGGACCGCCGTGGAGATCAACTCCCGGCCCGAGCGCCAGGACCCGCCCGGGGAGCTGCTGGACCTGGCGATCGAGATCGGCTGCCTGTTCGCGATCAGCACCGACGCCCATGCCCCCGGCCAGCTGGACTTCCTCGACCTTGGCTGCGAGCGCGCCGTCCGCCACGGCGTCCCCCCGGAGCGCGTGGTCAACACCTGGCCCGTCGAGAAGCTCAAGGACTGGGCCCGCCCCTGACGACAGGACACGCGGAAAGGCCCGACAGGACACGCAGGGGTTGTACTGGGACAACGACGGTGGTGCAGGAACGGGGTGACACATCGGTCACGCTGGCGACGGATGTGACACCCCGCTTCTGCACAAGCGTGATCAGAGAGCCTGGACGCGAGAACGGCCCGACAGGACACGCTCCGCGTGCCGCCCGTGGCGACGCCGACGGCCCGCCCGAGCCGCGCCATACCGGACCCGCCGACGGTGGATTTTGGTCATCGCGATCCATCACGTATGCTCACTCACTGTCCTCAACGGATAGGCCCCCATCGTCTAGTGGCCTAGGACCCCGCCCTTTCACGGCGGTAGCACGGGTTCGAATCCCGTTGGGGGTGCACAGGTCTTGTCCTGTACAAGGCCCCGTAGCGCAGTTGGTTAGCGCGCCGCCCTGTCACGGCGGAGGTCGCGGGTTCGAGTCCCGTCGGGGTCGCAGAGGATGCGGGCGTGGCACCGGTCGAAGACCGGGCCACGCCGCAGCGTTCTCCCGGCCAGGTAGCTCAGTTGGTACGAGCGTCCGACTGAAAATCGGAAGGTCGGCGGTTCGACCCCGCCCCTGGCCACAGCGATAAGCCGCGGGGCCGCCCTCATACCCCCGCGGCTTTCGCGTGTCCGGTCGCGCAACAGATCTACGTGCGCCGCAAGCGCTGAGCAGGCACCCTAGGAGCATGTGGAGGCGACGCGGATCTGGCCGCGCCGGTCGGGACGGGGCCGGCGTGGAGGCTGACGGCCGGCTGCGGGAGGCCTTCACCGCGGTTCCCCGCGGCGGTTTCCTGCGCGAGCCGGACCAGGGTCAGGCGGGCCTGGACGGGCCACTGGCCATCGGGCACGGCCAGACCAACTCCCAGCCGCGCACGGTGGCGGACGTGCTCCGCTTGCTCGACGTCCGGCCTGGCCACCGCGT is a window encoding:
- a CDS encoding signal peptidase I; amino-acid sequence: MQQTKHWARRLLSLAGNLGLVALVLACTAYLLPQALGYERYVITGGSMSGSIEKGSVVFAEPRPVEGLAVGDVITYLPPASSGVGNLVTHRIVDIGADAAGELVFRTQGDANADVDPWTFGLLADEQPVVTQSVPYVGYVLIALADREARMVLIGIPAAVIALLALVELGRSMAGLWRERESSEDPHHAATSR
- a CDS encoding response regulator transcription factor, whose protein sequence is MPTIVVVEDDDKIAAPLVRTLQRDGYTVERFAEGLPAIDRMTSHDDVALLMLDLGLPDIDGIDVCRAVRDGGFAGGIIILTARDGELDRVVGLDQGADDYLAKPFGLAELQARTRALLRRADYHDKPVAPGATVKSAQDSAFVVDQDARRVWVGDHELPATPKEFDVLALLDSRRGTVLTRDTLINEVWDQNWFGSTKTLDTTVGRLRQKLEDADAPVQITTVRGVGFRLEDIEDA
- a CDS encoding Ig-like domain-containing protein; amino-acid sequence: MFDLRSIKVLVFGALAMLLVFTMPSFSTAMFTSTSSHTVTVSAAADWVAPKVSLVNLPVQISGVHILEAEASDDYGSGVAQVIIEVRPAGGGTWTPVCTDRSAPYQCSWDTNGVADDNHEVRARATDRAGLVGTSGILTTSVANERPAVSHPGNPANGAPTLTARANSGIAAPNDDVAPVEPDPSGPAVADEDRRETVEPAPEEPPAVPGDEEDGAAPGDDEDQTGPQDEVAELHGVGIDVIDGGHGVGELNEGDTFTFTYSGEVDSTTVLANWSREATPVSVRVRDGHLLGGSDLDDTLDIRSGDLPVELGHVHLGADVIDTDQQILLPATMTAQTGTVDGAVLSTVTVRLGAVIDEGEVLQPVDAAPVLTWTPSAAVTTLTGRPCVAEPVTQSAGGTF
- a CDS encoding YceI family protein, with the protein product MTTLRELNGTYTIDPSHSRLGFSTRHAMVTRVRGSFNEVEGTATTGPDLEGTSIELVIQAASVDTRSEDRDGHLRSADFFDVETYPTLTFRSTEVTAVDEETLRVTGDLTIKDVTRPVTVDFEYAGGATDPFGNQRIGFEGSVVVNRKDFGLVWNAALETGGVLVSEKVTLEFEVSAIKNA
- a CDS encoding pirin family protein is translated as MTNLERNPVAVECGDEVLGHGTTVIEPREVPLGGPRAMTVRRSLPARGRTTIGAWCFLDHYGPDEIAETGGMVVPPHPHTSLQTVSWLFTGTVEHRDSTGVRAHVVPGELNLMTAGHGVCHSEVSVREEGAPGILHGVQLWTVLPAEHADVPAQFQHFAPEPHAADGVRVSVFLGSVAVGGTELSSPVPTYSPLLGAELVLEPGATAYLGVDPTFEHGVLLDQGEVHASGTPLQPHQLSHHPPGPRTLELLAGPEGARVILIGGTPFEEQIVMWWNFIGRSHEEVVQARERWNAEQGDDPDGRFGTFDYPGGEWLPAPTLPRVRLRPRG
- the pabB gene encoding aminodeoxychorismate synthase component I produces the protein MSGEVLLVDNVDSFTYNIADLLHRVLGRPPVVWRHDREVDEAELRAFAAIVVGPGPGRPQVSADMGLSELALRQRDVPVLGVCLGHQGLAHLAGERVGQMAVPRHGIVSAVEHEGTGIFAGVPSPLSVVRYHSLDVAEPLVSRLQATARATDDGSVMGLADPDRPVWSVQFHPESVLSDHGETIVANFLRLAGVRPPHRPVAGAGEAADTGPVAVGDALAAPAPWPEGVAATVGVCRWPGPVDVWALQEELLSGAATSAWLDASDGSGWSVLVDSRGPLSYELEHRVGEGPPLLDRMDQLLGRWHLDEAERERVARLGLPFTWRPGLVGWWGYELKAETGGSAAHRSPWPDAWLIFADRGVVVDHATGAVYAVWLETPDVAAAQREWAEGVGQVVASARPGAAHADGSRAAHAGPDPRPLQAASSCPEGGEGRPWQAVRREGEAAYLELVREAQEQIARGETYEVCLTTAYTVRGSGVGEAELYRAIREVSPVPHGAWLRAPGVSVLSGSPERFVSVRDGVVEARPIKGTRPRGATHEEDARLVEDLHSAQKDRAENLMIVDLLRNDLHRVCRSGSVEVPQIFAVETYATVHQLVSTVRGRLADGMGPTDVLRACFPGGSMTGAPKVRTMEILDALEGAARGIYSGAIGWVGLDGTMDTSIVIRTATWADGEVAFGVGGAVTALSDPGEEYAETVTKAQSVLRALDLALTDRALDDQTVAERMPMGSGLAPAAEGSVSRAGPGRPR
- a CDS encoding MarR family winged helix-turn-helix transcriptional regulator encodes the protein MSESSTPWLTELEMQVWRRWLRAQTEVPAELGRALKEDSELSMQDYETLVHLTEAEDGRLRISVLADTMHWERSRLSHHLRRMVGRGLIAKEECAFDGRGAFVSITEQGRAALAAAAPGHLAAVRRVFFDGATDTELAALDTFLARVLERTGD
- a CDS encoding sensor histidine kinase → MRSRLIVVLVALAVAIVALYGLPRAYFLTDLIHDAEAQETRHVADIAAIAIAERGRGADDVTPDFLESFLQTQESLTFVAADGSRVRVGFPAEADSAEDIVATRPLPDGGEITLRRSADLIDQRVEDALMPLFLVGLALVILAPLLMWGLAERLSRPFRELAGVAERIGQGHFDEPIRHHRVAEAEAIAEALRRASARWAELMRRERDIAANASHELRTPISALRVEIEDLASWPQTPPDVAAELHSYLPQLDRLNAAVRTYLDAAQAQRLTDVDTVDLVPVVRAAMQRWEAPAEGARSAVASVLVEEPEGPMPVRASQATVGQILDLLFRDAVDRGATLVRVQLGCTDAFGRVRLSLEGETSPTGDKARAAASQTALEVDGRVSIVDGHSTLLLPRAPGGTASRVS